In the genome of Candidatus Nitrospira nitrosa, one region contains:
- a CDS encoding TapB family protein, translating into MMAKRGFVFSQVWAAGLCLLVGLLAWSGLCGAEESVTISKSEEYFPDTLGSRWTYRGQISEGPLQTIERKFFENVSTVSGTKTLKGVAVTVFHDTNPGNHGESDSFYRRDVVGIVYYGSEPGTPLEKQITPYQIFRFPLKVPSSFQQFDRTGLDFGSDIDRDGTDETVDTQGWSKVISREPITVPAGTFQDAVKVEARMNMRIHLSGSQHTVSGIDVMTAWFAKGVGLVKYAERQELSAIKEDRGVVTEITEELEEYEIKSAKAH; encoded by the coding sequence ATGATGGCGAAACGAGGATTTGTTTTCAGTCAGGTATGGGCGGCGGGACTCTGCTTGCTGGTAGGTCTATTGGCCTGGTCTGGGCTGTGTGGAGCGGAAGAGTCAGTCACCATTTCGAAGTCTGAGGAGTATTTCCCTGATACGCTTGGCAGTCGGTGGACCTATCGTGGGCAGATCAGCGAGGGCCCGTTGCAGACGATCGAGCGGAAGTTTTTTGAGAATGTCTCCACGGTCTCCGGAACTAAGACCCTCAAGGGGGTGGCTGTGACCGTGTTTCACGACACGAATCCTGGCAATCATGGAGAGTCGGATAGTTTTTATCGTCGGGATGTGGTCGGTATTGTCTATTATGGATCCGAGCCGGGTACGCCGCTGGAGAAACAGATTACGCCTTATCAGATTTTCCGGTTTCCGCTCAAAGTCCCGTCGTCGTTCCAACAGTTCGATCGAACAGGTCTCGATTTTGGGAGCGATATAGATCGTGACGGAACGGACGAAACGGTGGATACGCAGGGGTGGAGCAAGGTGATCAGTCGGGAACCCATCACGGTGCCGGCCGGAACGTTCCAGGATGCGGTTAAAGTCGAAGCGCGTATGAACATGCGCATTCACCTGTCCGGCAGTCAACACACCGTTTCAGGTATCGATGTGATGACGGCGTGGTTTGCCAAAGGGGTCGGCCTCGTGAAATATGCGGAGCGCCAGGAACTGTCCGCCATTAAAGAAGACCGTGGTGTGGTGACGGAGATCACGGAAGAGCTGGAAGAGTACGAAATAAAATCTGCGAAGGCTCATTGA
- a CDS encoding type II toxin-antitoxin system VapB family antitoxin, protein MRTTLDLNEKLIRELMTVTAAKTKTEAIHQAAAEMIRRKKLDQLKSLSGTIHLDLDWKSLEQAEIRHQVSLTHRRQSQR, encoded by the coding sequence ATGCGTACGACGCTGGATTTGAATGAGAAACTCATTCGGGAACTGATGACTGTGACTGCCGCGAAAACCAAAACTGAGGCGATCCATCAGGCCGCGGCGGAAATGATTCGGCGGAAGAAGTTGGATCAGTTGAAATCATTAAGCGGCACGATTCATCTCGACCTTGACTGGAAGAGTCTGGAACAGGCCGAGATTCGCCATCAGGTCTCGTTAACTCACCGCCGACAGAGTCAACGCTGA
- a CDS encoding PIN domain-containing protein, translating to MLIDTDEVALVGVVLAELLQGCRTQPERTTLSEALLALRYFEVIQATWSQAGDLSAYLLRKGITLPLSDLLIASLAIEHDCRLYTLDAHFKKSPGVHLYMPVSV from the coding sequence GTGCTCATTGACACAGATGAGGTCGCCCTGGTCGGTGTTGTGCTGGCTGAATTGCTGCAGGGCTGCCGGACCCAGCCCGAACGAACCACCCTCTCAGAAGCTCTCCTGGCTTTGCGGTACTTCGAAGTCATTCAAGCCACTTGGTCTCAAGCCGGTGATCTTTCGGCGTATCTGCTCCGCAAAGGCATAACCCTGCCACTGTCAGATCTGCTCATTGCCTCTTTGGCGATCGAGCACGACTGCCGTCTCTACACTCTGGATGCTCATTTTAAGAAAAGTCCAGGCGTGCACCTCTATATGCCGGTATCAGTCTGA